A single genomic interval of Aythya fuligula isolate bAytFul2 chromosome 28, bAytFul2.pri, whole genome shotgun sequence harbors:
- the POLR3C gene encoding DNA-directed RNA polymerase III subunit RPC3 isoform X1: MTQAEIKLCSLLLREHFGEIVERVGTLLVRAGAQPLRMLVGDTGLSLEQVKKALCVLLQHNLATFQLPKRGGVEYEARAERVLRILRYPRYIYAAKTLYGDTGELLVEELLLNGKMTMSAAVRKVADRLTETMEDGRTMDYADVSSTFVRLADTHLVQRCPLLPETPQGPPGPAPTLVLDEKEMYTVPRLNLTGRGKRRRSCEEEEEGEPRAKKQKADGEGSEPPPEDDGIYWQVNLERFHQHFRDQAIVSAVANRMDQTSSEIVRTMLRMSEVTTASGAPYTQPLSSNEIFRSLPAGYNISKQVLDQYLTLLADDPLEFVGKSGDSGGGMYTVNLHKALASLATATLESIVEERFGSRCARIFRLLLRKKHLEQKQVEDFAMIPAKEAKEMLYRMLSENFVALQEIPKTPDHAPSRTFYLYTVNVPASARMLLHRCYKSVANLMERRQFETKENKRLLEKSQRVEAILASMQATGAEAAQLQEIEEMITAPERQQLESLKRNVNKLDASENQVDETIFVLESFIHSTIRKP, from the exons ATGACGCAGGCCGAGATCaagctgtgctccctgctgctgcgggAGCATTTCGGCGAGATCGTGGAGCGGGTGGGCACGCTGCTCGTCAGGGCGGGCGCGCAGCCCCTGCGGATGCTGGTGGGCGACACGGGGCTGTCGCTGGAGCAG GTGAAGAAGGCCCTGTGcgtcctcctgcagcacaaccTGGCCACCTTCCAGCTGCCCAAGCGCGGCGGGGTGGAGTACGAGGCGCGGGCCGAGCGGGTGCTGAGGATCCTGCGCTACCCCCGCTACATCTACGCCGCCAAGACCCTGTACGGCGACACGGGCgagctgctggtggaggagctgctcctcaACGGCAAGATGACGATGAGCGCGGCCGTGAGGAAGGTCGCCGACCGGCTCACCGAAACCAtggaag aCGGCCGGACCATGGATTACGCCGACGTCTCGAGCACCTTCGTGCGCCTGGCGGACACCCACTTGGTGCAGAGGTGCCCGCTGCTGCCCGAAACCCCCcagggcccccccggccccgctcccacCTTGGTGCTGGACGAGAAGGAGATGTACACCGTGCCCCGGCTCAACCTCACCG GGCGGGGGAAGCGCAGGCGGTCgtgcgaggaggaggaggagggcgagcCCAGGGCCAAGAAGCAGAAGGCGGACGGGGAAGGCTCCGAG cccccgcccgAGGACGACGGCATCTACTGGCAGGTGAACCTGGAGCGCTTCCACCAGCACTTCCGCGACCAGGCCATCGTCAGCGCCGTGGCCAACCGCATGGATCAG ACCAGCAGCGAGATTGTGCGGACGATGCTGCGCATGAGCGAGGTCACCACCGCCTCGGGCGCGCCCTACACGCAGCCCCTCTCCTCCAACGAG ATTTTCCGGTCCCTTCCAGCCGGGTACAACATCTCCAAGCAGGTTTTGGACCAGTacctcaccctgctggctgACGACCCG CTCGAGTTCGTGGGCAAATCGGGGGACAGCGGCGGGGGCATGTACACCGTca ATCTCCACAAGGCTCTCGCCTCTCTGGCCACGGCCACTCTAGAATCCATCGTAGAGGAGAG GTTCGGGTCGCGCTGCGCCCGGATTTTCCGCCTCCTCCTGCGCAAGAAGCACCTGGAGCAGAAGCAGGTGGAGGATTTCGCCATGATCCCCGCCAAGGAGGCCAAGGAGATGCTCTACAGGATGCTCTCCGAAAACTTCGTGGCCCTGCAG GAGATCCCCAAGACCCCCGACCACGCGCCCTCCCGCACCTTCTACCTCTACACCGTGAACGTCCCGGCCTCCGCGCGCATGCTGCTGCACCGCTGCTACAAG agcgTGGCCAACCTGATGGAGCGGCGCCAGTTCGAGACCAAAGAGAACAA gaggctgctggagaagTCGCAGCGGGTGGAGGCCATCCTGGCCTCCATGCAGGCCACGGGCGCGGAGGCGGCGCAGCTGCAGGAGATCGAGGAGATGATCACGGCCCCCGAGcgccagcagctggagagccTCAAGCGCAACGTCAACAA gctgGACGCCAGCGAGAACCAGGTGGACGAGACCATCTTCGTGCTGGAGTCCTTCATCCACAGCACCATCAGGAAGCCCTga
- the POLR3C gene encoding DNA-directed RNA polymerase III subunit RPC3 isoform X2 → MTQAEIKLCSLLLREHFGEIVERVGTLLVRAGAQPLRMLVGDTGLSLEQVKKALCVLLQHNLATFQLPKRGGVEYEARAERVLRILRYPRYIYAAKTLYGDTGELLVEELLLNGKMTMSAAVRKVADRLTETMEDGRTMDYADVSSTFVRLADTHLVQRCPLLPETPQGPPGPAPTLVLDEKEMYTVPRLNLTGRGKRRRSCEEEEEGEPRAKKQKADGEGSEPPPEDDGIYWQVNLERFHQHFRDQAIVSAVANRMDQTSSEIVRTMLRMSEVTTASGAPYTQPLSSNEIFRSLPAGYNISKQVLDQYLTLLADDPLEFVGKSGDSGGGMYTVNLHKALASLATATLESIVEERFGSRCARIFRLLLRKKHLEQKQVEDFAMIPAKEAKEMLYRMLSENFVALQIPKTPDHAPSRTFYLYTVNVPASARMLLHRCYKSVANLMERRQFETKENKRLLEKSQRVEAILASMQATGAEAAQLQEIEEMITAPERQQLESLKRNVNKLDASENQVDETIFVLESFIHSTIRKP, encoded by the exons ATGACGCAGGCCGAGATCaagctgtgctccctgctgctgcgggAGCATTTCGGCGAGATCGTGGAGCGGGTGGGCACGCTGCTCGTCAGGGCGGGCGCGCAGCCCCTGCGGATGCTGGTGGGCGACACGGGGCTGTCGCTGGAGCAG GTGAAGAAGGCCCTGTGcgtcctcctgcagcacaaccTGGCCACCTTCCAGCTGCCCAAGCGCGGCGGGGTGGAGTACGAGGCGCGGGCCGAGCGGGTGCTGAGGATCCTGCGCTACCCCCGCTACATCTACGCCGCCAAGACCCTGTACGGCGACACGGGCgagctgctggtggaggagctgctcctcaACGGCAAGATGACGATGAGCGCGGCCGTGAGGAAGGTCGCCGACCGGCTCACCGAAACCAtggaag aCGGCCGGACCATGGATTACGCCGACGTCTCGAGCACCTTCGTGCGCCTGGCGGACACCCACTTGGTGCAGAGGTGCCCGCTGCTGCCCGAAACCCCCcagggcccccccggccccgctcccacCTTGGTGCTGGACGAGAAGGAGATGTACACCGTGCCCCGGCTCAACCTCACCG GGCGGGGGAAGCGCAGGCGGTCgtgcgaggaggaggaggagggcgagcCCAGGGCCAAGAAGCAGAAGGCGGACGGGGAAGGCTCCGAG cccccgcccgAGGACGACGGCATCTACTGGCAGGTGAACCTGGAGCGCTTCCACCAGCACTTCCGCGACCAGGCCATCGTCAGCGCCGTGGCCAACCGCATGGATCAG ACCAGCAGCGAGATTGTGCGGACGATGCTGCGCATGAGCGAGGTCACCACCGCCTCGGGCGCGCCCTACACGCAGCCCCTCTCCTCCAACGAG ATTTTCCGGTCCCTTCCAGCCGGGTACAACATCTCCAAGCAGGTTTTGGACCAGTacctcaccctgctggctgACGACCCG CTCGAGTTCGTGGGCAAATCGGGGGACAGCGGCGGGGGCATGTACACCGTca ATCTCCACAAGGCTCTCGCCTCTCTGGCCACGGCCACTCTAGAATCCATCGTAGAGGAGAG GTTCGGGTCGCGCTGCGCCCGGATTTTCCGCCTCCTCCTGCGCAAGAAGCACCTGGAGCAGAAGCAGGTGGAGGATTTCGCCATGATCCCCGCCAAGGAGGCCAAGGAGATGCTCTACAGGATGCTCTCCGAAAACTTCGTGGCCCTGCAG ATCCCCAAGACCCCCGACCACGCGCCCTCCCGCACCTTCTACCTCTACACCGTGAACGTCCCGGCCTCCGCGCGCATGCTGCTGCACCGCTGCTACAAG agcgTGGCCAACCTGATGGAGCGGCGCCAGTTCGAGACCAAAGAGAACAA gaggctgctggagaagTCGCAGCGGGTGGAGGCCATCCTGGCCTCCATGCAGGCCACGGGCGCGGAGGCGGCGCAGCTGCAGGAGATCGAGGAGATGATCACGGCCCCCGAGcgccagcagctggagagccTCAAGCGCAACGTCAACAA gctgGACGCCAGCGAGAACCAGGTGGACGAGACCATCTTCGTGCTGGAGTCCTTCATCCACAGCACCATCAGGAAGCCCTga